The following DNA comes from Acidobacteriota bacterium.
GGCTTGCTTTTTGGCGCCAATCTGTCTTTCTTGTGAGCTTATGACTGCAAAAGACACCGAAGCGGACGGATCGTTGATCGACGAACTTGCGGTACAGGGCTACTGGCCGGCAAACGCCGCCAGACATCTTGCCGAGGGCAGGTACTCGAACGCCGTCGAGATTTGCAGTAGACACCTTCAGGACAATCCCCGGCTTACCTCGGGCCGGCTGATATACGCGACAGCGCTTTACCTTGCGGGACAGGTTGAATCCGCTACCGAGCAGTTCTACCATGTGTTGTCGCAAGATCCCGATAACATCATGGCCCTGAAGTACCTGGGTGACATCAACTATGCCGGGGGCGACGTGCCCGCGGCCATGGCCAAGTACCAGCGTGTCATCGAGATTGACCCCCGTTGCCGCGGCCTGAAATGTGCACTGAAACATCGCGAGAAGGAGCGAACCCGTACCATCGCACTGCGGCGCGGCGAGGAGACGGCCGCGACCGGCGCCGGAGGGGCCACCCGTGAAGTGCTCTTTTTTACCGAGACCATGGGCGATCTCTACCTGGCTCAAGGCTACCCCCGCCTGGCCGTCAAAGTATTTCGCAGACTCAATGAGGACTGCGATAATCCCCGCTTGCACGAGAAACTCCGCGAGGCCGAGAAAAAGGCCGGAGAAAGGGAACACTGACCATGTCCAGCAAACGACTTAACGAGCTGCGCAAAAACCTCATGGCGGATAATCTGGACGGGTTAATCGTCACTCATCTCGACCACATTCGGTACCTCACGGGCTTCACCGGCACGGCCGGTCTGCTGATCGTAAACCGCCGTGGTGCGGAGTTTTACACTGACTCACGGTACACCATCCAGGCGAAAAAACAGATCAGGGGGGCGAAAGTGCACACGGTGAAGACAGCGCTCATTGCAGCCCTGAAGCAATTCCCCGATCTCAATGTTCGGAACAGGAGATACGGTTTCAGCGCCGAATACCTGACCGTTGGTGCCCGCGAACAGCTTGCTCAGGCCCTGCCGGACGTGTTGCTGGTGAAGGCCGACGGGCCCCTGGCCCGGCTTGGCTGGGTGAAAAACTCCGCGGA
Coding sequences within:
- a CDS encoding tetratricopeptide repeat protein yields the protein MTAKDTEADGSLIDELAVQGYWPANAARHLAEGRYSNAVEICSRHLQDNPRLTSGRLIYATALYLAGQVESATEQFYHVLSQDPDNIMALKYLGDINYAGGDVPAAMAKYQRVIEIDPRCRGLKCALKHREKERTRTIALRRGEETAATGAGGATREVLFFTETMGDLYLAQGYPRLAVKVFRRLNEDCDNPRLHEKLREAEKKAGEREH